From one Bacillus sp. FJAT-42376 genomic stretch:
- the dpaA gene encoding dipicolinic acid synthetase subunit A: MLTGLNIAVIGGDARQLEVIRKLTELEAKIWMAGFDQLDHGFAGAAKAKMDEIDFSVIDAIILPVPGTSLNGTIDTVFSNEEIVISKEWLSKTPAHTVIYSGISNAYLDNVLHSAGRKHVQLLDRDDVAIYNSIPTVEGTIMMVIQNTDFTIHGSNVAVLGLGRVGMSVARTFAGLGAKVKVGARKSAHIARIEEMGLQSFHLDHIVKEASGSDICINTIPHMILTPEVLSELPPHALVIDLASKPGGTDFKFAEKRGIKAMLAPGLPGIVAPKTAGQILANVLTQLLSEQIKERKESST; encoded by the coding sequence ATGTTAACCGGCTTAAATATTGCTGTCATCGGCGGAGATGCAAGACAGCTTGAAGTCATAAGAAAACTGACAGAACTCGAGGCAAAAATCTGGATGGCTGGGTTTGATCAGCTTGATCATGGTTTTGCGGGTGCAGCAAAGGCAAAGATGGATGAGATTGATTTTTCGGTTATCGATGCGATCATTCTTCCTGTACCAGGAACGTCACTGAACGGTACGATTGATACCGTTTTTTCGAACGAAGAAATTGTCATCAGCAAAGAATGGCTAAGCAAGACACCTGCACATACGGTTATTTATTCAGGAATCAGCAACGCCTATTTAGACAATGTCCTTCACTCGGCCGGCAGAAAGCATGTACAGCTGCTTGATCGGGATGATGTGGCCATTTATAATTCCATTCCTACAGTAGAAGGAACGATTATGATGGTCATTCAAAATACGGATTTCACGATTCACGGATCGAATGTGGCCGTACTTGGACTGGGCAGAGTCGGTATGAGTGTTGCCCGGACCTTTGCGGGACTGGGTGCAAAAGTTAAGGTCGGGGCAAGAAAATCAGCTCATATCGCCCGTATTGAAGAAATGGGGCTTCAGTCTTTTCACCTCGATCACATTGTGAAGGAAGCGTCAGGCTCCGACATTTGCATCAACACCATTCCGCATATGATTTTAACTCCAGAAGTTCTATCTGAATTGCCTCCTCATGCACTCGTCATAGATTTAGCATCCAAACCGGGAGGAACGGATTTCAAATTTGCAGAAAAGCGCGGGATTAAAGCGATGCTTGCTCCGGGTCTGCCCGGAATCGTCGCTCCGAAAACGGCCGGGCAGATCCTTGCGAATGTCTTAACCCAGCTTCTAAGCGAACAGATCAAAGAACGAAAGGAGTCCTCAACATGA
- the pnp gene encoding polyribonucleotide nucleotidyltransferase has protein sequence MGQDKHVFSIDWAGRTLTVEAGQLAKQANGAVLIRYGDTAVLSTATASKEPKAVDFFPLTVNYEERLYAVGKIPGGFIKREGRPSEKAILASRLIDRPIRPLFADGFRNDVQVISIVMSVDQNCSSEMAAMFGSSLALTISDIPFEGPIAGVTVGRIGNDFIVNPTVEQMEKSDINLVVAGTKDAINMVEAGADEVPEEVMLEAIMFGHEEIKRLIAFQEEIASQIAKQKIEIKLFSLDEEIEKNIRAAAEADLIEAIQVQEKHAREDAIQAVKKRVIESYEEQEADETTLKQVKEILSKMVKGEVRRLITEEKIRPDGRKPDEIRPLSSSIGLLSRTHGSGLFTRGQTQALSICTLGALGDVQILDGLGIEESKRFMHHYNFPSFSVGETGPLRGPGRREIGHGALGERALEPVIPNEKDFPYTVRLVSEVLESNGSTSQASICASTLAMMDAGVPIKAPVAGIAMGLVKSGEHYSVLTDIQGMEDHLGDMDFKVAGTSKGVTALQMDIKIEGLSREILEEALLQAKKGRMEILDSMLATISEPKKELSPYAPKILMMSINPDKIRDVIGPSGKQINKIIEETGVKIDIEQDGTVFISSVDEAMNQKAKSIIEDLVREVEVGQMYLGKVKRIEKFGAFVEIFSGKDGLVHISELAEERIGKVEDVVSIGDEILVKVTEIDKQGRVNLSRKAVLKEQKEEQNS, from the coding sequence ATGGGTCAAGATAAGCATGTCTTTTCCATTGACTGGGCAGGCAGAACGTTAACTGTTGAAGCCGGCCAGCTAGCAAAACAAGCAAACGGTGCAGTTCTCATCCGCTATGGCGATACCGCCGTTTTAAGTACAGCAACAGCTTCAAAAGAACCGAAAGCGGTTGATTTCTTCCCGCTGACTGTCAACTATGAAGAGCGTTTATATGCAGTAGGAAAGATTCCCGGAGGATTTATTAAACGTGAAGGCAGACCTAGTGAAAAAGCCATTTTGGCAAGCCGCCTGATTGACCGTCCAATCCGCCCGCTTTTCGCTGATGGATTCAGAAATGATGTACAAGTTATCAGCATCGTGATGAGTGTAGACCAGAACTGTTCTTCAGAGATGGCAGCAATGTTCGGCTCTTCTTTAGCCCTGACTATTTCGGATATTCCATTTGAAGGTCCGATTGCAGGTGTTACGGTCGGAAGAATCGGAAACGATTTTATTGTCAATCCAACCGTTGAACAAATGGAGAAAAGCGATATCAACCTTGTAGTAGCCGGAACAAAAGATGCAATCAACATGGTTGAAGCCGGAGCTGATGAGGTGCCGGAAGAAGTGATGCTTGAAGCCATCATGTTCGGACATGAGGAAATTAAACGTCTGATTGCATTCCAGGAAGAAATCGCTTCCCAGATTGCGAAACAAAAAATCGAAATTAAACTTTTCTCGCTTGATGAGGAAATTGAGAAAAACATCCGCGCAGCTGCAGAAGCTGATCTCATTGAAGCCATTCAGGTTCAAGAGAAGCATGCACGCGAAGATGCGATCCAGGCTGTGAAAAAGCGTGTCATTGAAAGCTATGAAGAGCAGGAAGCTGACGAGACCACGCTTAAACAGGTAAAAGAAATTCTGTCTAAAATGGTAAAAGGTGAAGTTCGCCGATTAATAACCGAAGAAAAAATCCGTCCTGATGGAAGAAAACCGGATGAGATCCGCCCTCTTTCTTCAAGTATCGGACTATTGTCCAGAACTCATGGTTCCGGCCTCTTTACACGCGGACAAACCCAGGCTCTGAGTATTTGTACATTAGGGGCGCTTGGAGATGTTCAAATTCTTGATGGATTGGGAATTGAAGAATCCAAGCGGTTTATGCACCATTATAATTTCCCGTCCTTCTCGGTAGGTGAAACAGGGCCGCTAAGAGGACCTGGACGCCGTGAAATTGGACATGGTGCTTTGGGTGAGCGTGCTCTTGAGCCAGTCATTCCAAACGAGAAAGATTTCCCATACACTGTTCGTCTTGTATCAGAAGTGCTTGAATCCAACGGATCCACGTCCCAGGCAAGCATATGTGCAAGTACGCTTGCGATGATGGATGCGGGTGTGCCGATTAAAGCTCCTGTAGCAGGAATTGCGATGGGACTTGTCAAATCCGGAGAGCATTACTCTGTTCTGACGGATATTCAAGGAATGGAAGACCACCTTGGAGATATGGACTTTAAAGTAGCCGGTACATCAAAAGGTGTAACAGCGCTTCAAATGGACATTAAGATCGAAGGACTTTCCCGCGAGATTCTTGAAGAAGCCCTTCTTCAGGCTAAAAAAGGACGTATGGAAATTCTTGATTCCATGCTTGCGACAATCAGCGAGCCTAAAAAAGAACTGTCTCCATATGCGCCTAAAATTCTCATGATGTCCATCAATCCGGATAAAATCCGCGACGTTATTGGACCAAGCGGAAAACAAATCAACAAAATCATTGAAGAGACTGGCGTAAAAATTGACATTGAACAAGATGGTACGGTCTTTATTTCATCTGTAGACGAGGCAATGAATCAAAAAGCGAAGAGCATTATTGAGGATCTTGTCCGTGAAGTTGAAGTTGGGCAAATGTACCTTGGTAAGGTAAAGCGTATTGAGAAATTCGGTGCTTTCGTTGAAATATTCAGTGGAAAAGACGGCCTGGTTCATATTTCCGAACTTGCTGAAGAGCGAATCGGCAAAGTAGAAGACGTGGTTTCCATTGGAGATGAGATTTTGGTCAAGGTCACTGAAATTGACAAGCAGGGCCGTGTCAATCTTTCACGAAAAGCTGTCCTCAAAGAGCAAAAAGAGGAACAAAATTCGTAA
- the dpaB gene encoding dipicolinate synthase subunit B: MSLKGKTIGFGLTGSHCTYDAVFPEIQKLVSLGANVLPVITSTVRSTVTRFGDGEEWVKRIEEATGNEAIDSIVKAEPLGPKIPLDCMVIAPLTGNTMSKLANAMTESPVLMAAKATMRNNKPVLLGISTNDALGLNGVNLMKLMDAKNVFFIPFGQDHPEKKPNSMVARMTMLIPSLEAALDHKQIQPVIVERFRDDE, from the coding sequence ATGAGTCTAAAAGGCAAAACGATCGGTTTCGGTTTAACCGGCTCACATTGCACATATGATGCTGTTTTTCCTGAAATCCAAAAATTAGTCAGTCTCGGAGCGAACGTCCTTCCGGTGATCACCAGTACAGTCAGGTCTACCGTGACAAGATTCGGAGACGGGGAGGAATGGGTGAAACGGATTGAGGAGGCGACTGGAAACGAAGCCATTGATTCGATTGTGAAAGCAGAACCCCTTGGCCCGAAAATCCCGCTTGACTGCATGGTCATTGCCCCGCTGACCGGCAATACAATGAGCAAGCTCGCCAATGCGATGACAGAATCTCCTGTTTTAATGGCAGCGAAAGCAACAATGAGGAACAACAAGCCGGTGCTTCTCGGAATTTCGACCAATGATGCATTGGGCTTGAATGGAGTAAATCTGATGAAGCTCATGGATGCGAAAAACGTTTTCTTTATTCCGTTCGGGCAGGATCATCCAGAGAAAAAGCCCAATTCGATGGTCGCGAGGATGACGATGCTTATTCCCTCGCTCGAAGCTGCTCTGGACCATAAACAAATTCAGCCGGTTATCGTCGAACGATTCAGAGATGATGAGTAA
- a CDS encoding DUF503 family protein, with protein MIGYVHCEWIIYDSFSLKDKRSVMKRILTRVKQQYNAAVSELDYQDSWQRAKIGIVSISSDKTHTEKELNRVLAFIDSFPEIERTVTVFEWL; from the coding sequence GTGATCGGGTATGTCCACTGCGAATGGATCATCTATGACTCCTTCTCCCTTAAGGACAAACGATCGGTAATGAAAAGAATTTTGACCCGGGTTAAGCAGCAGTACAACGCAGCTGTTTCCGAACTGGATTATCAGGATTCATGGCAAAGAGCCAAGATTGGCATTGTGTCCATTTCTTCTGATAAAACCCATACGGAAAAAGAGCTGAACCGGGTCCTTGCGTTTATCGACTCCTTTCCGGAAATAGAAAGAACTGTAACCGTTTTTGAATGGTTATAA
- the ribF gene encoding bifunctional riboflavin kinase/FAD synthetase, producing MQTFKISHPHQLNQTQFNEMVVALGYFDGVHKGHQAVIETAREQAQEKELKWGVMTFHPHPSVVLRKQQVPEAITPLDDKVDMISSLGADYLFIIEFSEAFSALEPQEFIDQYIIGLNVKHVVAGFDFSYGKLGKGTMESLPFHSRGQFEQTTVPKLKDFDRKISSTLIREVIRNGNVEYASKLLGRAYSGKGTVIHGEKRGRTIGFPTANIELNEGYITPPTGVYAVAVKIKDRMYKGVCNIGYKPTFHQEKALKPSVEVHIFDFHHEIYGENTEIYWYKRIRSEQKFNSIDELISQIAKDKQAAEEYFHEHS from the coding sequence GTGCAAACGTTCAAGATCTCGCATCCCCATCAATTAAACCAGACACAGTTCAATGAAATGGTTGTTGCTCTTGGCTATTTCGACGGAGTACATAAAGGGCATCAGGCAGTGATTGAAACTGCCCGCGAACAGGCACAGGAGAAAGAGCTGAAGTGGGGAGTCATGACCTTCCATCCCCATCCTTCCGTGGTTCTCAGGAAACAGCAGGTTCCCGAGGCAATTACACCTTTGGATGATAAGGTGGACATGATTTCAAGTCTTGGTGCAGATTACTTGTTTATTATAGAGTTCTCAGAAGCATTTTCTGCCCTCGAGCCGCAGGAATTTATAGATCAGTACATCATCGGACTGAACGTCAAGCATGTCGTCGCAGGCTTTGATTTCAGCTACGGCAAGCTTGGAAAGGGTACAATGGAGTCCCTGCCCTTTCATTCGAGAGGCCAGTTTGAGCAGACGACGGTTCCGAAGCTTAAGGATTTTGACAGAAAAATCAGCTCCACCCTTATCCGGGAAGTCATCAGAAATGGAAATGTGGAGTATGCTTCAAAGCTGCTTGGCCGCGCATACAGCGGAAAAGGAACGGTGATTCACGGGGAGAAACGGGGGAGAACCATTGGTTTTCCAACCGCCAACATCGAGCTCAATGAAGGGTATATCACACCGCCGACAGGTGTATATGCGGTGGCCGTAAAAATAAAGGACCGTATGTATAAAGGGGTATGCAATATCGGCTACAAACCCACTTTTCATCAGGAGAAAGCTTTAAAGCCGAGTGTTGAAGTTCATATTTTTGACTTTCATCATGAAATCTATGGTGAAAACACGGAAATATACTGGTATAAGCGAATTAGAAGCGAGCAGAAATTCAATTCTATTGATGAACTGATCTCACAAATTGCAAAAGATAAGCAGGCGGCCGAAGAATATTTCCATGAGCACTCATAA
- the truB gene encoding tRNA pseudouridine(55) synthase TruB has protein sequence MDGVLLVNKPAGMTSHDCVFKVRKLFKTRKVGHTGTLDPDVTGVLPICLGRATKIVEYLTASSKTYEAEVTLGFSTTTEDASGEVVEKAKVISKPEEKTIDEILASFEGVIEQTPPMYSAVKINGKKLYEYARKGIEIERPSREIKIHSMERISEIEMRGEEAAFKFRVNCSKGTYVRTLAVMIGEKLGIPAHMSHLVRTSSGSFSLENCLSFEEIEQKLAEDSLQLITIAEALNHLPKWEINDTLAEKVKNGAVLPVPEEFQELGLDARVAVYNEQGECLAIYQKHPAKPSFKPSKVLSMD, from the coding sequence ATGGATGGCGTATTGCTCGTCAACAAACCGGCAGGAATGACATCGCATGACTGCGTGTTTAAAGTAAGAAAACTTTTTAAAACAAGAAAGGTTGGCCATACCGGCACCCTTGACCCGGATGTAACGGGTGTTCTGCCGATCTGCCTTGGCAGGGCAACGAAAATCGTTGAATATTTAACGGCGTCGAGCAAGACGTACGAGGCAGAAGTTACGCTTGGATTTTCCACTACGACAGAAGACGCATCAGGGGAAGTGGTCGAAAAAGCCAAGGTTATCAGCAAACCCGAAGAAAAAACTATAGATGAAATTCTTGCTTCATTCGAAGGAGTCATCGAACAGACCCCTCCTATGTATTCGGCTGTTAAAATCAACGGGAAAAAGCTTTACGAATATGCCAGAAAAGGGATTGAAATCGAACGTCCTTCTAGAGAAATTAAGATTCACTCGATGGAGAGGATTTCTGAAATTGAGATGCGGGGAGAAGAGGCTGCATTTAAGTTCAGAGTCAACTGTTCCAAAGGAACCTATGTAAGGACGCTTGCTGTGATGATCGGGGAAAAGCTTGGAATCCCTGCCCATATGTCCCATCTTGTGCGAACTTCATCGGGCAGCTTTTCACTTGAAAATTGTCTATCCTTTGAAGAGATTGAACAGAAGCTTGCGGAGGACTCCCTTCAATTGATTACGATTGCAGAGGCGCTCAATCATTTGCCGAAATGGGAGATAAATGATACATTAGCAGAGAAAGTGAAAAACGGTGCGGTTCTGCCCGTTCCGGAGGAATTCCAGGAGCTGGGCCTGGACGCAAGAGTTGCTGTTTACAATGAACAGGGTGAATGTTTGGCTATTTATCAAAAGCATCCGGCCAAACCATCGTTTAAGCCATCAAAAGTTCTTTCTATGGACTAA
- the rpsO gene encoding 30S ribosomal protein S15, producing MAITQERKNDLINEYRTHDTDTGSPEVQIAILTEQINTLNDHLRTHKKDHHSRRGLLKMVGKRRNLLTYLRNKDVTRYRELITKLGLRR from the coding sequence ATGGCTATCACTCAAGAACGTAAAAACGATCTGATCAATGAGTACAGAACTCATGATACGGATACTGGATCTCCAGAGGTCCAAATCGCTATCCTTACAGAACAGATTAATACTTTGAACGACCACTTGCGCACGCACAAAAAAGACCACCACTCACGTCGCGGTCTATTGAAAATGGTAGGTAAACGCCGTAACTTGCTTACTTACCTGCGTAATAAAGATGTAACTCGCTACCGCGAGTTAATCACAAAACTGGGATTGCGTCGTTAA
- a CDS encoding YlmC/YmxH family sporulation protein yields the protein MRLSDMSGKEIVDVKRAERLGILGQTDLEINEQTGQITALVIPSQKWFGMRKQGAEVRVPWQHIRKIGNDMIILDVPDEIAQLNAPSE from the coding sequence ATGCGGCTGAGCGATATGAGCGGGAAAGAAATTGTGGATGTGAAAAGAGCGGAACGGCTTGGCATTCTTGGCCAGACCGATCTGGAAATTAACGAACAAACCGGACAGATTACAGCTCTCGTTATTCCGTCCCAAAAATGGTTTGGCATGCGCAAGCAGGGAGCGGAAGTAAGAGTCCCGTGGCAGCATATCAGAAAAATAGGGAATGACATGATCATCCTGGATGTACCAGATGAGATTGCCCAGTTAAATGCCCCAAGCGAATGA
- the rbfA gene encoding 30S ribosome-binding factor RbfA yields MSIRSTRVGEQMKKELSDIIGRKIKDPRIGFVTVTDVRVSGDLQIATVYISVLGDQEQRENTLKGLAKAKGFIRSEIGQRIRLRKTPEIQFEFDESIDYGNRIETLIHEINSSDKED; encoded by the coding sequence ATGAGCATTAGATCAACACGTGTCGGTGAGCAGATGAAAAAAGAATTAAGCGACATCATCGGCCGCAAAATTAAAGACCCAAGAATTGGGTTTGTTACCGTAACAGATGTCCGGGTTTCCGGGGATCTGCAGATTGCAACGGTTTATATTTCGGTGCTTGGAGATCAGGAACAGCGCGAAAACACGCTGAAAGGCCTTGCGAAAGCAAAAGGCTTTATCCGCTCTGAAATCGGACAGCGTATCCGTCTGAGAAAAACGCCTGAAATTCAGTTTGAATTTGATGAATCCATTGATTATGGGAATCGAATTGAAACATTAATCCACGAAATCAATTCTTCCGATAAAGAAGATTGA
- a CDS encoding polysaccharide deacetylase family protein, producing MRGIRMKFAVTILLMIITAGVMQNSYISTYVAGLKTTEMEVSKPVGVVCGEIREKSIELNIPAKDAEVHTIWKATPGYNGRVVDIAASCKKMNEIGMYKKELLVFKEVTPRVHLSDLPAAPIYRGNPAKPMVSLLINVAWGNEYIPGMLDSLEKNHVKATFFLEGRWAKENPKLAKMIAEAGHEIGNHSYTHPDMKRLSAESANVQMAQTNKVIKAVTDRNPVWFGPPSGSFKDETVQIASELGMKTVLWSVDTIDWQNPAPEQLIHRVITKVHPGAMILMHPTKSTAESLDQLIAEIKKKNLSLGTVTDLMDEKRLEEPQ from the coding sequence ATGCGCGGAATCAGAATGAAATTTGCTGTTACAATTTTGCTCATGATCATCACAGCCGGGGTGATGCAAAATTCTTATATATCCACATATGTCGCAGGGCTGAAAACTACTGAAATGGAAGTTTCCAAGCCGGTTGGAGTTGTGTGTGGAGAAATCCGGGAAAAGTCCATTGAACTTAACATTCCAGCAAAAGATGCAGAAGTACATACCATTTGGAAAGCGACTCCAGGCTATAACGGCCGGGTAGTGGACATTGCCGCTTCATGTAAAAAAATGAATGAAATCGGCATGTATAAAAAAGAACTTCTCGTATTTAAAGAAGTGACTCCAAGAGTCCATCTTTCTGACCTGCCCGCTGCTCCTATCTACAGAGGAAACCCGGCTAAACCGATGGTTTCTCTCCTCATCAATGTAGCATGGGGGAATGAATACATTCCGGGAATGCTGGATTCGCTTGAAAAAAACCATGTTAAAGCGACCTTTTTCCTTGAAGGAAGATGGGCGAAAGAAAATCCGAAGCTGGCAAAAATGATTGCAGAAGCCGGGCATGAAATCGGGAATCATTCTTACACCCATCCCGACATGAAACGTCTGTCTGCAGAGAGTGCAAACGTACAGATGGCACAAACAAATAAGGTCATTAAAGCGGTGACGGACCGTAATCCGGTTTGGTTTGGCCCTCCAAGCGGAAGCTTTAAAGATGAAACGGTTCAAATCGCCTCGGAATTGGGCATGAAAACCGTTTTATGGAGTGTAGATACAATTGATTGGCAAAATCCTGCACCAGAGCAGCTGATCCACAGGGTCATAACCAAAGTTCATCCCGGGGCCATGATTTTAATGCATCCGACAAAATCAACAGCCGAGAGTCTCGATCAGCTGATAGCGGAGATAAAGAAGAAGAATTTATCACTTGGAACAGTAACAGACTTAATGGATGAAAAAAGATTGGAAGAGCCGCAATGA
- the asd gene encoding aspartate-semialdehyde dehydrogenase — MSSNGYRVAVTGATGAVGQQMLKTLEERNFPISELKLLSSERSAGKTITFKGKTYTVEAAKPESFENIQIALFSAGGSVSKELAPEAVKRGAIVVDNTSAYRMDPDVPLVVPEVNEESLKEHKGIIANPNCSTIQMVAALEPIRKAYGLKKVIVSTYQAVSGAGAAAINELNDQTRAILDGKEFTPSVLPVKGDQKHYQIAYNAIPQIDKFQDNGYTFEEMKMINETKKIMNMPELSVAATCVRLPVVTGHSESVYIEIGSDDVTVQDLHSLLREAPGVTLEDNPAEQVYPMPANCVGKNDVFVGRVRKDLDQNNGFHLWIVSDNLLKGAAWNSVQIAESLIKLKLV, encoded by the coding sequence ATGAGCTCAAATGGATATCGTGTTGCAGTTACGGGCGCAACAGGTGCCGTAGGCCAGCAGATGCTGAAAACGCTGGAGGAAAGAAATTTCCCTATATCTGAGTTAAAATTACTCTCGTCTGAACGTTCAGCGGGAAAAACCATTACGTTTAAAGGAAAAACCTATACAGTCGAAGCAGCTAAACCTGAAAGCTTTGAAAACATTCAAATCGCCCTCTTCAGTGCGGGAGGCAGCGTTTCAAAGGAATTAGCTCCAGAAGCTGTAAAAAGAGGAGCTATTGTCGTAGATAATACAAGTGCGTACCGGATGGATCCGGACGTTCCTCTAGTAGTTCCGGAAGTAAATGAAGAGAGTTTAAAAGAGCATAAAGGCATTATTGCCAATCCAAACTGCTCCACCATTCAGATGGTTGCAGCGCTTGAGCCGATCCGTAAAGCCTATGGATTAAAAAAGGTCATCGTTTCTACTTATCAAGCTGTTTCAGGTGCAGGTGCGGCGGCGATTAATGAATTGAATGACCAGACACGCGCTATTTTGGACGGAAAGGAGTTTACTCCATCCGTTCTGCCGGTTAAAGGCGATCAAAAGCACTATCAAATCGCCTACAATGCCATTCCGCAAATTGATAAATTTCAGGATAATGGCTATACATTTGAAGAAATGAAAATGATTAATGAGACCAAAAAAATTATGAATATGCCTGAGCTTTCAGTTGCAGCGACCTGTGTAAGGCTCCCGGTTGTAACCGGGCATTCAGAGTCTGTTTATATTGAAATCGGCAGCGATGATGTGACAGTGCAGGATCTTCACAGCCTTCTTCGCGAAGCGCCGGGGGTTACCCTTGAGGACAATCCGGCTGAACAGGTGTATCCAATGCCGGCAAACTGTGTGGGGAAAAACGATGTATTTGTAGGAAGAGTCCGGAAAGATCTGGATCAGAACAATGGTTTTCACTTATGGATTGTATCTGATAACCTGCTCAAAGGAGCAGCATGGAACTCCGTGCAGATTGCAGAAAGTCTGATTAAGCTGAAACTTGTTTAA
- a CDS encoding pitrilysin family protein, whose protein sequence is MIKRYTCQNGVRIVLENIPTVRSVALGVWIGTGSRSETPEINGVSHFLEHMFFKGTESRSAREIAEAFDSIGGQVNAFTSKEYTCYYAKVLDEHAGMALDILSDMFFHSAFDEEELKKEKNVVYEEIKMYEDTPDDLVHDLLSKAAYGSHPLGYPILGTEQTLSSFNGDSLREYMSRFYIPENVVISVAGNISETFIAEIEKKFGSYESSYKPEVFEKPAFLNQKLSRKKETEQAHLCLGYEGLEIGHEDVYSLIVMNNVLGGSMSSRLFQDVREQKGLAYSVFSYHSSYADNGMLTIYGGTGSSQLDVLYDTVQETLNKLKADGITSKELLNSKEQIKGNLMLSLESTNSRMSRNGKNELLLGRHRSLDEIIEKVNEVTEESVNRLTLEIFNRPYSLSLISPEGELPATLRK, encoded by the coding sequence TTGATTAAACGATATACATGCCAGAATGGAGTACGAATCGTTCTTGAAAATATTCCAACCGTTCGTTCTGTCGCTCTAGGAGTTTGGATTGGCACGGGTTCCAGAAGCGAAACGCCTGAAATTAACGGTGTATCACACTTTTTGGAGCACATGTTTTTTAAAGGGACGGAAAGCCGTTCAGCAAGGGAAATAGCAGAGGCATTTGACAGCATCGGCGGACAGGTAAATGCTTTTACATCAAAAGAATACACCTGCTATTACGCCAAGGTCCTGGATGAACATGCCGGTATGGCACTGGACATTCTGTCAGATATGTTTTTCCATTCCGCATTTGATGAAGAAGAGCTGAAAAAAGAAAAGAATGTTGTGTATGAAGAAATTAAAATGTATGAAGATACGCCGGACGACCTTGTTCATGATCTTTTGAGCAAAGCCGCCTATGGAAGCCATCCGCTTGGCTACCCAATTCTTGGAACAGAGCAAACGCTCTCCTCCTTTAACGGAGATTCGCTGAGAGAATATATGTCCCGTTTTTACATACCCGAAAATGTTGTGATTTCGGTTGCGGGAAATATTTCGGAAACATTTATTGCGGAAATTGAAAAGAAATTCGGTTCGTATGAATCTTCTTATAAACCTGAAGTATTCGAGAAACCCGCTTTCTTAAATCAAAAGCTTTCCCGTAAGAAGGAAACGGAACAGGCTCATCTTTGCCTTGGATACGAGGGACTGGAAATCGGTCATGAAGACGTCTACAGTTTAATTGTGATGAACAATGTTCTGGGAGGGAGCATGAGCAGCCGTCTGTTCCAGGATGTACGTGAACAAAAAGGCCTTGCCTATTCTGTATTCTCCTATCATTCTTCCTATGCAGATAACGGGATGCTCACCATTTACGGAGGGACAGGAAGCAGCCAGCTCGATGTTCTGTACGATACCGTTCAGGAAACGCTAAATAAACTGAAAGCCGATGGAATAACCTCAAAAGAATTGCTGAACAGCAAGGAGCAAATCAAAGGCAACCTTATGCTGAGCCTTGAAAGCACGAACAGCCGGATGAGCCGCAATGGCAAAAACGAGCTGCTTCTTGGAAGACACCGTTCATTGGATGAAATCATTGAAAAGGTGAACGAAGTGACAGAAGAAAGCGTAAACAGGCTGACACTTGAGATCTTCAATCGTCCATATTCTCTTTCTTTAATCAGTCCTGAAGGTGAGCTGCCAGCTACTCTCCGTAAATAA